The Parashewanella tropica genome window below encodes:
- a CDS encoding YfcC family protein, translating to MKEGFKVPHTLVLLLSMMLLAYIATWIVPQGFFETTTLDNGRQAVIPGTYALTESSTHLTPMDFLVAIPRAFAAAQDVIFFVLIIGGVLAIARATGTIDALIGRLLEKFGHKPNLLIFMVVFCFAMASGAIGTAGEYIPFVLILVGLCKAMRLDAMTAVGMMIAGYGIGYGVSAFNPFTVMVAQNVADIPVYSGIELRLAIFIPFVLIGFHHVWSYAKKVYADPSQSLTNHLPCPLADHTKTGYPTLNTRHKLILLGLVTTICTAVWGISQNGWYLYELGAVFICWGIFTAIVGQLSADRAANEFIEGVRDLASTALLVGLARGIALIMDDGQILHTLVHAMSTPLSYLSAEFAAIGMFIIQTLLNLFIPSGSGQAYVTMPLMTPIGDIIGVNRQIAVLAYQFGDGFSNMIIPTNAVLMGIIGVAGVPYHLWFRFCLPLIGKLMAAAAIVLVLAVTFDYGADVQPKVDAQNQVNTN from the coding sequence ATGAAAGAAGGATTTAAAGTACCTCACACCTTAGTGTTACTGCTATCTATGATGTTGCTTGCCTACATCGCTACTTGGATAGTCCCTCAAGGCTTTTTCGAAACCACCACTTTAGACAATGGTCGACAGGCGGTGATCCCAGGCACTTATGCGCTAACCGAGTCCTCTACTCACTTAACTCCGATGGATTTTCTTGTTGCAATTCCAAGAGCCTTCGCGGCGGCACAAGATGTGATCTTCTTCGTTTTGATCATTGGTGGTGTACTGGCCATTGCTCGGGCTACCGGTACCATTGATGCTTTGATTGGTCGATTATTAGAAAAGTTTGGTCATAAACCAAACCTACTTATTTTTATGGTGGTATTCTGCTTTGCGATGGCATCAGGCGCCATCGGAACGGCTGGAGAATACATTCCCTTTGTATTAATTCTTGTCGGTTTATGTAAAGCCATGCGATTAGATGCCATGACGGCTGTAGGAATGATGATCGCGGGTTATGGCATAGGCTATGGCGTTTCGGCATTCAATCCATTTACCGTGATGGTGGCACAAAACGTGGCAGATATTCCGGTTTATTCCGGTATTGAACTACGCTTGGCGATTTTCATCCCATTTGTATTGATTGGCTTTCATCATGTTTGGAGCTACGCCAAAAAAGTTTATGCCGATCCGTCACAATCACTTACAAACCATCTACCATGCCCACTCGCCGATCATACAAAAACAGGCTATCCAACCCTTAATACTCGCCATAAATTGATTTTATTGGGGCTCGTCACCACGATTTGCACCGCAGTTTGGGGGATTTCTCAAAACGGTTGGTATTTGTATGAGCTAGGCGCAGTGTTTATTTGCTGGGGGATTTTTACCGCTATTGTAGGGCAACTCAGTGCCGACCGAGCCGCAAACGAATTTATTGAAGGTGTAAGAGATTTAGCCAGCACTGCACTATTGGTTGGGCTTGCAAGAGGCATTGCCCTTATTATGGATGACGGGCAAATTTTACACACTCTCGTCCACGCTATGTCGACGCCTCTATCTTATCTAAGTGCTGAATTCGCAGCTATCGGTATGTTTATCATACAAACCTTACTGAACCTGTTTATTCCTTCGGGTAGTGGTCAAGCCTATGTCACCATGCCTTTGATGACTCCTATTGGAGATATTATTGGCGTTAACCGCCAAATTGCTGTTTTGGCTTATCAATTTGGTGATGGCTTCTCAAATATGATTATCCCTACCAATGCTGTATTAATGGGCATTATTGGTGTAGCAGGAGTCCCATACCACCTTTGGTTTAGGTTCTGTTTACCACTGATTGGCAAATTAATGGCAGCTGCTGCTATTGTGCTCGTATTAGCTGTGACCTTTGATTATGGCGCCGATGTTCAGCCAAAAGTTGACGCTCAAAATCAAGTAAACACTAACTAA
- a CDS encoding beta-lactamase hydrolase domain-containing protein, which translates to MIEKETITPIKDPVSFEKPLAPQNEFQRFRVIQTYEHSILPFLPEHKSTVTPYKVDVERLHQLGIQNLKQISDIEFSSGFITAEQLATIKQVGVCSIICLLPDGEIDKNEVAKAAELGLSFHRLPISGVEDITFGNAEKFESLLQIVKGQPFLVHCKSANRNASLITLVAYKYNGNDAEQALVLGKFWGKIRENFEERLRQLMQ; encoded by the coding sequence ATGATTGAAAAAGAAACCATAACGCCAATAAAAGACCCTGTGTCTTTTGAAAAGCCATTAGCTCCTCAAAATGAGTTTCAGAGATTTAGAGTAATTCAAACCTATGAACACTCAATTTTGCCATTTCTTCCCGAACATAAATCAACTGTGACACCTTACAAAGTAGACGTTGAACGTCTTCATCAGCTCGGAATCCAAAATCTGAAGCAAATTTCTGATATTGAATTTTCTTCAGGTTTCATCACTGCAGAGCAACTAGCAACAATTAAGCAAGTTGGAGTTTGTAGTATTATTTGCTTACTTCCTGATGGTGAAATCGATAAAAATGAAGTAGCTAAAGCAGCTGAATTAGGCTTAAGCTTTCATCGGTTGCCAATCAGCGGAGTCGAAGATATTACTTTTGGCAATGCAGAAAAATTTGAATCGCTCCTTCAAATAGTTAAAGGGCAGCCTTTTTTGGTTCATTGTAAGTCAGCAAACCGTAATGCCAGCCTAATTACATTAGTTGCCTACAAATACAACGGAAACGATGCCGAGCAGGCGCTAGTACTGGGTAAATTCTGGGGAAAAATCCGTGAGAACTTTGAAGAAAGATTAAGACAACTAATGCAGTAA